AGTAACTAGAGATAGGTTATATTTAGAGGTAGCTGAAGAAATATTAAGCGGTTCAAATAAAACAATTATTAATAATGCACTGCTACCACATATGGCTATTAAACCATAGGGTACTATGTCATTCCTGTTTTTGTGGGAATCCATAAAACATTGAAAAAGACTTGATCTAGCTCACAAGTCATGGGGATGATAATCTCGGGAAACTGATCGATGCAACAAAGTCCTTTCACAAGAATGAAATTTAAACAACAAGGAATATATAAATGCAACAAAAGATTTCTTATATAATTTTTACAATTGTTTTCGGGCTGATACTGATTTCTAGCTCCTTATTTTCAGTGGATCAACGCCAATCTGCTGTGGTGTTCCAGTTTGGTGAGGCAGTTAGAACTGTAGAAAATCCAGGGCTGCATATTAAAATTCCATTTATTCAAAATGTAGAGTTTTTTGATAAACGTCTTTTAGACGTTGAGGTTGAGGCAAAAGAATTAACAGCCGCCGACGGTAAACGAGTTATTGTTGATGCTTATGCCAAATTCCAAATTAATAATCCGGTTATGTTTTATAAAACGGTGCATAATTACCAAGGGGTAAAAATTAGATTGACTCGGAATCTTGAGTCCTCAATGCGCAAGGTGATAGGTAAAATCTCACTAAGTAGTCTTTTAAGCCAAGAGCGTAGTAACGTAATGTTAAATATCTTAAACCAAGTGGACAGAGAAGCTAAAAGTTTTGGTATTGATGTTGTAGATGTTAGAATTTTAAGAGCAGACTTACCAAAAGAAAATAGTGCAGCTATTTATCGCCGTATGCAAACGGCACGTGAAAAAGAAGCAACCCAAATTAGAGCAGAAGGACAAGAAGAAAGCGTACGTATTCGTTCAAAAGCAGATAAAGAAAGTAAAATAATACTTGCAAAAGCTTATAGAGATGCACAAATTATCAAAGGTGACGGCGATGAGAAAGCAGCAAAAATATATAATTCTGCTTATTCCGTCGATCCCGAATTTTATAAATTTTATAGATCACTTTTAGTATATAAAAATTCTTTAAAGAAAGAAGATACTAATTTTGTAATTTCATCTGAGGCTGAAGTTTTTAAATATTTAAATTTAGCTAAGTAGTAATTATGTACCCTAAAATGTTTAAATATATTTTTGCCGTAATAGTTATTCTGTTAAATAATAATGTTTTAGCAACAGAGAATATTAAAAAACAAGAAATTTTAGACGTAAATGAGTTTACGGAAATAAATTCTGCTCCTTTAAAAGTAAGTGAAGCTGCTCGTTATAGCTTTGCCGATATAGTTGAGCCGTTAATTCCTGCGGTCGTTAATATTTCAACTATAGAATATGTTAATAGTAAATCAGAAAATGCTGAAAAAGATCCTCTGCAAGAAAAAAAACCTTTAGATTTCATTAATGATTTTTTAGAACGGCTTAATATACCGCTGAATTTGGAAGAAGTGGATAAAACTCCTAAAAATGTTCCACTTGGCTCAGGATTTATTATTGAGCCTAATGGATTAATAGTGACAAACTATCATGTAATTGCAAATGTTAATAAAATTAATATAAAACTTGCAGATAATACTGAATTACCAGCTAAATTGATAGGTAGTGATACTAAAACTGATTTAGCTCTCTTAAAAATAGATAGTGAGGAGCCTCTACCTTTTGTTGAGTTTGGAGATTCAAATGATGCAAGAGTAGGTGATTGGGTTATTGCAATTGGTAATCCGTTTGGTAATCTAGGTGGTACGGTTACTGCCGGTATTATTTCTTCTAAAGGTCGGGATATCGATATAGATACGGATAATATAGTTGATAATTTTATTCAAACGGATGCTGCAATTAATAACGGTAATTCTGGTGGTCCTATGTTTAATTGGGATCAGAAAGTAATCGGCGTAAATACGGCAATTTTCTCACCACTTGGCACTAATATAGGTATTGGTTTTGCAATACCATCAAATACTGCAAAGCCTATAATCGAACGCCTTAAGAAAGATGGTAAAATAAATAGAGGGCGTCTTGGAGTAACAATACAAGATTTAACCAAGGAAATTTCTGAAGGGTTAGGACTTAAAGATACTAGTGGGGTGTTAGTAGCTAAAGTACAAGAAGACGGTCCAGGGGATAAAGCAGGTATTAAAACAGGTGATATAATAATAGGGTTTGCAGATATACCGGTTAAAAATACTAAAAAATTACGTGTAATTATTGCAGATGCTCCTATTGATCAGGAAGTCAAAGTAAAAATACTTCGTGACAAAAAAGAGCTTGAATTACCTATTAAGATTACTGCAGATAATGAAGAAGTTAACAAAGATTTAGCAGAACATGTAGATAAAGAAGAAATAACAAACAAAGGAGAAAATGATTTATCTATTACTAAAAATAATATTACTTTTAGTAATTTGACTGAAGAATTAAGACAAAAATATACTATCCCTCAGGATAAAACGGGAGTAGTTATAACCAATATTGATCAAGAAGGAAACAGTTTTAAAATTGGTGATCTGATAACCAATGTTAATCAAGAAAACATAGACAATATAAGTAAGCTAGAAGAATTATATGAAAATGCTAAAAAATCGAATAAGCAAAATATTTTGCTCTTGATTGAAAGAGGAGATAATAATATGTTCATACCACTACATGTTATGTGATTAGTGTAATACGTTGGTCACGCCATGGTATGATGCTTCCGAAGTGTTTTTCAAGAGTCATGCTATAATAACTTTAAAAATAACATTAAATAAATTATGAATGAAAAAATAGCAATTTTAAGTGCATATAGTTTTGTTAATATAGAAGAGCCAGAAAATTTGATACCAAAGCTTTTGCTTATTGGTAAAAGAAAATATATTAGAGGTACTATTTTATTATCACAAGAAGGTTTTAACGGTTCTTTTTCAGGTTCATATGAAAATGTAAATCTTGTGCTTGAAGAATTGATAAAGCTAACTGGGACCAAAGATGTTAACGTTAAAATAAATTATAGTGATGCTCATCCTTTTCAGAAATTAAAAGTCAGACTTAAGAAAGAGATTGTAGCAATGAATGTCAATGATTTAGATGTTGATTTATTTAAGGGCAAATATATAGAGCCGAAGGATTGGGATAGTTTTATTACACAACAAGATGTTATAGTAATAGATACTCGAAATACTTATGAAGTAGAGGTCGGTACATTTAAATCGGCAATTAACCCGTATACGGAAACATTTAAGCAGTTTCCAGCTTGGGTTCGCCAAAATGAGAAATTACTTAAAGGTAAGAAGATTGCTATGTTTTGTACTGGCGGTATTAGGTGTGAAAAATCTACCAGTTTACTTAAAAGCATAGGCTATGATGAGGTATATCATTTGAAGGGGGGTATATTGCAGTACTTAGAAGATACACAAAACAAGAATAATTTATGGCAAGGCAAGTGCTTTGTATTTGATAATAGAAGAGCAGTATCAGATGATTTATCACCTGCTGAAGGGTATACTCGTTTATCTTCTACTTAATTTTTTATTATGTTAAATAGCATGACTAAAACAAAACAGGAAATTTATAATAAGCGTCCACTTTCACCACATTTAAGCATATATAAACCTCAGATAAGTTCTACGTTGTCGATTTTGCATCGTATGACCGGTGTTGCTTTATTTTTTGCAGTATCAATTTTGGTGTGGTGGTTGATTCTTAGTAAATATGACAATAATTATTTGCATTTTGCTAGTTGCTGCATTATAAAAATATGCTTAGTAACCGTTAGCTACACTTGGTTTTATCATTTATGTAATGGTATTCGTCATTTATTTTGGGATATTGGTTATGGCTTTTCTATAAAAGCAGTGAACATAACGGGTTGGTGTGTAGTTATATGTTCCATATTATTAACTATGTTGTTATGGGTGTAAGCTATATGTTGTTGTAGAAATTATGAAAGCTACTTTACCAAAACGCTCGCTTAGATTAGGGCAAGGCTCAATTTTATAGTCCAGCAAATCTAGATATTGCACAAGGAAAATCACCATGATTATCTTATATGGAACATATGCTAGAGGCAGAGTAACATGGTTTAGTTAATATTTATCATAATGCTAATAATACTAAGAAAAGGTAAAAATAAAAGGGGCATACTACTGTAAGACTTGAAATTATATCTATAAAAGATTAGACAAAACAAGAGTAATAAAAAGGATTAGAGTATCTCTGATGGTTCAGAAATATCTATAGTTCTTGAATCCATGGAAGTATTTTTATACAGATCTTACAAAGAAAGTAGTGCATTTTATATTATAGTGATACTTATAAGTGAAGTTAAGGCTTTAACTGGGAATAAGGAAAAGGAAATTACTCAAGCAAGGTTATTATAAAGAGTGGTTTAAAAGTCGATTTGGTTTTTTGATTGATTGCAAGTATCCATTTGAAAGAGGTGAGTTAAACAAAAGTGCTTTTTATATTTATTAAGCTACGGAAAGTTTTTATAGTAGAATTTTATTAGTTTTGTCAAATTATAAACCTAAGTTGCATGATATAAAACAGTTAGGTAATAGAGCAAAAAATTATAATGATGAGCTGTTGCAATTATTTACTATAGCAACGTCGGGGTAAGAAGAATGTTTTAATAAATTGTTTTGGAAAGCTTATATTGATGTAAGATATGATAAAAACTATCAAATTACCAAAGAACAGCTTGTATATTTAATTTCAAGAGTTGAGAAGTTTAAAATAAATAACAGAAAAATGTGTTTGAGAAAAGTAATGGTATATGCTTTTAAAGCAGAAATTGTAAAAGCAAAGGCCGATGGCGCTGTTAAAAGTGGTGCTTATCATTGGTTATTACAAAGGATTACAGGGCTTGTATTAGCTTTATGTTCTATATGGTTAATATACTTTACATTAACTAATAAAAATAGTGATTTAAGTATCATTATGTTGGAGCTTAAAAAACCTTTTAATGTAGTAGCATTATTAATTACGGTAATTATTTCTTTATATCATGCTATATTGGGTATGCAGGCAGTAATAGAAGATTATATAAACTGCAATAATAAATTACGTAATGCATTAATTATAGTAGTAAAATTATTCTGCTTAGTTACTATTGCATCTTTTGTGATGGTTATGCTTTATGAGAGATGATTGAGTTATGTTCAGTGTCATCCTGCAACTTGATCACAGGATCCAGAAAAATCCCTAATAATTATTAGTATTATTAACTGGATCCCGTGGTCAAGCCACGAGCTGACAATTGAGAAACCAAACCTATTCACGTAACAATGCTTTATCGTAATGATGTTGATGCCAATATTTTAAAATACAAGATTAAAAATTAAATTAATGACTAAAGCTTATAATATCATTCATCATAAATTTGACGTCGTTGTTGTAGGGGCAGGCGGAGCAGGGCTCCGTTCTGCTTTCGGTATGGCTAAAGAAGGGCTACATACTGCTTGTGTAACGAAGCTATTCCCGACTCGTAGTCATACCGTGGCTGCTCAGGGTGGAATTAGTGCAGCTCTTGGGAATATGGGCGAAGATGATTGGCGTTGGCATATGTATGATACTGTTAAAGGTTCTGATTGGTTAGGCGATCAAGATGCCATCGAGTATATGTGTAAGAATGCTCCTGATGCGATTTTAGAGCTTGAGCATTACGGCGTACCTTTTTCAAGAACCGAAGAAGGAAAAATTTATCAGCGTCCTTTCGGTGGTATGACAACAGAGTACGGTAAAGGAAAAGCGGCGCAGCGTACATGTGCTGCAGCAGATCGTACTGGGCATGTCATACTCCATACTTTATATCAACAATCATTGAAAAATAAAGTACAGTTTTTTATTGAATATTTTGCTATTGATTTATTGATGGAAGACGGTGAATGTAGAGGTGTAGTGGCATGGAATTTAGATGATGGTAGTATACATTGTTTTAGAGCTCATAATGTAGTACTTGCAACAGGTGGATATGGGCGTGCTTATTTTTCGGCTACGTCTGCTCATACTTGTACAGGTGACGGGGGGGGAATGGCGATTCGAGCCGGTTTGCCTCTGCAAGATATGGAGTTTGTGCAGTTCCACCCGACTGGTATATATTCAGCAGGCTGTCTTATCACCGAGGGAGCTAGAGGTGAGGGGGGGTATCTTGTAAATGCAAATGGTGAGCGTTTTATGGAGCGTTATGCTCCGGCTGCAAAAGATTTAGCTTCAAGGGATGTAGTGTCAAGAGCAATTACTATCGAAATTCGTGAAGGTCGAGGAGTTGGTGAGCATAAAGATCATGTATTTCTGCATTTAGATCATTTATCTCCTGAAATTTTATATAGTCGCTTACCCGGTATTTCCGAAACAGCTAAAATTTTTGCAGGTGTGGATGTTACTAAAGAGCCGATACCAGTACTTCCTACAGTTCATTATAATATGGGCGGAATACCGACTAATTACCACGGTCAAGTTGTCATTAAAGACGGCACAAATCATAACACTATAGTAAAAGGTCTTATGGCAATTGGTGAGGCTGCTTGTGTATCGGTACATGGTGCTAATCGTTTAGGATCAAACTCTTTGCTTGATTTAGTAGTATTTGGTAGAAGCTCTGCATTAAAAGCATCTGAGCTTATTAAGCCTGCCAATCCGCATAAGCCTTTAAAAGAAGAAATCCT
The sequence above is a segment of the Rickettsia sp. Oklahoma-10 genome. Coding sequences within it:
- the sdhC gene encoding succinate dehydrogenase, cytochrome b556 subunit, yielding MTKTKQEIYNKRPLSPHLSIYKPQISSTLSILHRMTGVALFFAVSILVWWLILSKYDNNYLHFASCCIIKICLVTVSYTWFYHLCNGIRHLFWDIGYGFSIKAVNITGWCVVICSILLTMLLWV
- the sdhD gene encoding succinate dehydrogenase, hydrophobic membrane anchor protein; translation: MVYAFKAEIVKAKADGAVKSGAYHWLLQRITGLVLALCSIWLIYFTLTNKNSDLSIIMLELKKPFNVVALLITVIISLYHAILGMQAVIEDYINCNNKLRNALIIVVKLFCLVTIASFVMVMLYER
- a CDS encoding Do family serine endopeptidase: MFKYIFAVIVILLNNNVLATENIKKQEILDVNEFTEINSAPLKVSEAARYSFADIVEPLIPAVVNISTIEYVNSKSENAEKDPLQEKKPLDFINDFLERLNIPLNLEEVDKTPKNVPLGSGFIIEPNGLIVTNYHVIANVNKINIKLADNTELPAKLIGSDTKTDLALLKIDSEEPLPFVEFGDSNDARVGDWVIAIGNPFGNLGGTVTAGIISSKGRDIDIDTDNIVDNFIQTDAAINNGNSGGPMFNWDQKVIGVNTAIFSPLGTNIGIGFAIPSNTAKPIIERLKKDGKINRGRLGVTIQDLTKEISEGLGLKDTSGVLVAKVQEDGPGDKAGIKTGDIIIGFADIPVKNTKKLRVIIADAPIDQEVKVKILRDKKELELPIKITADNEEVNKDLAEHVDKEEITNKGENDLSITKNNITFSNLTEELRQKYTIPQDKTGVVITNIDQEGNSFKIGDLITNVNQENIDNISKLEELYENAKKSNKQNILLLIERGDNNMFIPLHVM
- a CDS encoding rhodanese-like domain-containing protein, which produces MNEKIAILSAYSFVNIEEPENLIPKLLLIGKRKYIRGTILLSQEGFNGSFSGSYENVNLVLEELIKLTGTKDVNVKINYSDAHPFQKLKVRLKKEIVAMNVNDLDVDLFKGKYIEPKDWDSFITQQDVIVIDTRNTYEVEVGTFKSAINPYTETFKQFPAWVRQNEKLLKGKKIAMFCTGGIRCEKSTSLLKSIGYDEVYHLKGGILQYLEDTQNKNNLWQGKCFVFDNRRAVSDDLSPAEGYTRLSST
- the sdhA gene encoding succinate dehydrogenase flavoprotein subunit; translation: MTKAYNIIHHKFDVVVVGAGGAGLRSAFGMAKEGLHTACVTKLFPTRSHTVAAQGGISAALGNMGEDDWRWHMYDTVKGSDWLGDQDAIEYMCKNAPDAILELEHYGVPFSRTEEGKIYQRPFGGMTTEYGKGKAAQRTCAAADRTGHVILHTLYQQSLKNKVQFFIEYFAIDLLMEDGECRGVVAWNLDDGSIHCFRAHNVVLATGGYGRAYFSATSAHTCTGDGGGMAIRAGLPLQDMEFVQFHPTGIYSAGCLITEGARGEGGYLVNANGERFMERYAPAAKDLASRDVVSRAITIEIREGRGVGEHKDHVFLHLDHLSPEILYSRLPGISETAKIFAGVDVTKEPIPVLPTVHYNMGGIPTNYHGQVVIKDGTNHNTIVKGLMAIGEAACVSVHGANRLGSNSLLDLVVFGRSSALKASELIKPANPHKPLKEEILEKVINRFDKVRHSNGNILVADLRLKMQRTMQSHASVFRTQEVLDEGAEMISEMRAGYKDIKINDKSLIWNSDLVEALELDNLLDQALVTVYSAAARKESRGAHAREDYPDRNDRDWMKHTLSSIDEVGKVVLDYKPVTLTTLTDEVKAIPPAKRVY
- the hflC gene encoding protease modulator HflC, coding for MQQKISYIIFTIVFGLILISSSLFSVDQRQSAVVFQFGEAVRTVENPGLHIKIPFIQNVEFFDKRLLDVEVEAKELTAADGKRVIVDAYAKFQINNPVMFYKTVHNYQGVKIRLTRNLESSMRKVIGKISLSSLLSQERSNVMLNILNQVDREAKSFGIDVVDVRILRADLPKENSAAIYRRMQTAREKEATQIRAEGQEESVRIRSKADKESKIILAKAYRDAQIIKGDGDEKAAKIYNSAYSVDPEFYKFYRSLLVYKNSLKKEDTNFVISSEAEVFKYLNLAK